Proteins from a genomic interval of Echeneis naucrates chromosome 21, fEcheNa1.1, whole genome shotgun sequence:
- the LOC115035214 gene encoding E3 ubiquitin-protein ligase TRIM68-like, producing MDSAGSLLSKEQLLCPICLDLFNLPVSTPCGHNFCRDCILGYWQSANLSQCPMCKQKFYRKPELKVNTFISEVASQFKKLLEKKDEHDMTTIVESSGHEGDVTCDVCIGKKVKALKSCLDCLASFCETHLEPHHVLGTFKKHRLIDPTMNMQDRVCKKHDKLLELFCNTDQTYVCQVCIRGDHRAHHTVPIADKSRDKRAEIQMIKEETEDMIHMRWQKIKEINQTVEISRENTEKEIEESLHVLTKLLCLVQRGQAEVVEVIGAKQRQVESRAGKVIMELEQQVDQLKRRSTKLEQLAHTDDDFYLLQNLPAFSTPLKTKDGSDTYVGSALYVGTGRRAVRRVAFQLEETVNAEIKRLCESEFQRARQCAVDITLDPDTAHPKLVLSENKKQVFHSDIALSLPDNPERFYPGVSVLGKEGFSFGRFYFEVQVNGKTEWDIGVGLESVNRKGGSLLNPEKGYWTLGMRKDKSYWALSSTPIRVPLVEQPQRVGVYVDQELGQVSFYNADSASHIYSFTGYSFNERILPYFNPRRNHGGINSAPLIILPVKV from the coding sequence ATGGATTCTGCTGGCAGTTTGCTGTCTAAGGAGCAGCTTCTATGCCCCATCTGTCTGGATTTGTTCAACCTTCCAGTCTCCACTCCTTGTGGACACAACTTCTGCAGGGACTGCATACTAGGGTACTGGCAGAGTGCTAATCTGTCACAGTGCCCTATGTGCAAGCAGAAGTTCTACAGGAAGCCTGAGCTCAAAGTTAACACCTTCATTTCAGAGGTGGCCTCTCAGTTCAAGAAGTTGCTGGAAAAAAAGGACGAACATGACATGACTACTATAGTTGAATCTTCAGGTCATGAAGGAGATGTTACATGTGATGTGTGCATTGGGAAAAAAGTCAAGGCTCTTAAATCCTGTTTGGATTGTTTGGCGTCCTTCTGTGAGACTCATCTGGAGCCCCATCACGTTCTAGGCACCTTCAAAAAACATCGCCTGATTGACCCCACAATGAACATGCAGGACAGAGTGTGTAAGAAGCACGACAAACTGCTGGAGCTTTTCTGCAACACTGACCAGACATATGTGTGCCAGGTCTGCATCAGGGGAGACCACCGGGCTCATCACACTGTACCTATAGCGGACAAGAGCAGAGACAAGAGGGCTGAAATTCAAATGataaaggaagagacagaagatATGATCCACATGCGATGgcagaaaatcaaagaaatcaatcaAACTGTTGAGATCAGTAGAgagaacacagaaaaagaaattgaggAAAGTCTGCATGTCCTCACAAAACTCCTCTGCCTGGTCCAGAGGGGTCAAGCTGAGGTGGTCGAGGTAATTGGTGCAAAGCAGAGGCAGGTTGAAAGCAGAGCTGGCAAAGTCATCAtggagctggagcagcaggtggaccagCTGAAGCGAAGAAGCACAAAGTTGGAGCAGCTCGCACACACTGACGATGACTTTTATCTTCTACAAAACCTCCCAGCTTTCTCCACGCCACTAAAGACCAAGGATGGGTCTGACACCTATGTAGGCAGTGCTCTGTACGTGGGCACAGGAAGGAGAGCAGTCAGGAGAGTGGCGTTTCAGCTGGAGGAGACTGTAAATGCTGAAATTAAGAGGCTGTGTGAGAGTGAATTTCAGAGGGCTCGGCAGTGTGCTGTGGATATAACCCTGGACCCTGATACAGCCCATCCCAAACTGGTTCTGTCGGAAAATAAGAAACAAGTCTTTCATAGCGATATTGCGCTGAGCCTCCCTGACAACCCCGAGAGATTTTACCCTGGCGTTAGCGTTTTGGGAAAGGAGGGTTTCTCCTTTGGCAGGTTCTACTTTGAGGTCCAAGTGAACGGGAAGACAGAGTGGGATATTGGAGTCGGGCTTGAATCCGTcaacagaaaaggagggagtTTGTTAAACCCAGAAAAAGGCTACTGGACGCTGGGGATGAGAAAGGACAAGAGCTACTGGGCACTGAGCAGCACTCCAATCCGTGTGCCGCTGGTGGAACAACCCCAGAGAGTCGGCGTGTATGTGGATCAAGAGTTGGGACAGGTCTCTTTTTACAATGCGGACTCAGCTTCTCACATTTACTCCTTCACTGGTTACTCATTCAATGAAAGAATCTTACCTTACTTCAACCCCCGGCGTAATCATGGTGGCATCAACTCTGCCCCTCTCATCATCTTGCCTGTCAAAGTGTAA
- the gpr156 gene encoding probable G-protein coupled receptor 156, with the protein MEPELNCSSHCDSPLCFIHSGVDRQEGLHILQRLCCLSTMAVKLQRRSLSPVLSAVVWTLLSCGILLAFCFLFFTLRFRNNRIVKMSSPNLNILTLFGSLLTYSSGFLFAIDDLIDSREEPSTAVLQARMWTLCIGSTLVFGPILGKTWRLYRVFTQRVPDKRVIIRDIQLMGMVALLILVDMLVLTTWNLTDPIRCSRSVRAVVKVVERDISYSLSRLDSCSSVYSDLWAIIIAIQKGSLLLYGTYLAGLTSNVSHPPVNQSPTIITAVTLATLSSAVVIPVSIFLQGWPNLVYSAVAGAIFICTLATNCMLFVPQLTQWRQFEEDQNNPGQMAKYFSSPSKSQPSVYSQDEIYYLLGENNSMKKLLNEKNAVIDSLQEQVNNAKDKLLRLMSASQPFEDQDMDSSATNLNSSSTQTTELQSDVPSSSLPQRDFHSQVSPSHHTAASIISSAVTSPSEHPTLQSSSNLSTSSSHLADGKQKTLNKDTAESRTEENPNQPVTLPSSGLLRTAEETVSFVTSLQSPRRVKSFQVETFGSSCVGSLQGANARPTGFVSSEQLQEILQDLSLDAVIESALRYPGQPAGTTAKLKSAETSTLSPLSLRMPHSPHPPAVFRYPSISPYTMRKRRPPFNSSRRGLNPPCIYKGCVKIREKCKHQDPGKHHDEATAGDNLLHVDNSNLELEEKEAAEAKRSVMISKRQWCVSGFCKCSVSHCAEHDHTGPPDEEAGGDIEQHHRHIRDSCGYWDSDSSSSTDYCYYHRPYCDSCLQRDSLLSSSSDSSDSEYEGYAGLYSPRPVVFKEDLKPTFV; encoded by the exons ATGGAGCCTGAGCTGAACTGCAGCTCCCACTGTGATTCCCCACTTTGTTTCATCCACTCAGGAGTCGACAGGCAGGAGGGTCTCCACATCCTGCAGAGGCTATGCTGTCTCAGCACG atgGCCGTGAAGCTCCAAAGGCGGTCCCTCTCCCCGGTGCTGAGTGCTGTGGTGTGGACGCTGCTTTCCTGTGGCATCCTGCTGGCgttctgcttcctcttcttcacccTGCGCTTCAGAAACAACAG AATAGTGAAGATGTCCAGTCCAAACCTGAACATCCTGACTCTTTTTGGAAGTCTCCTCACTTATAGCAGCGGCTTTCTATTTGCCATCGATGACCTCATAGATTCACGAGAAGAACCATCCACAGCTGTGCTACAG GCTCGAATGTGGACTCTTTGCATCGGCAGCACTCTGGTGTTTGGCCCCATTTTGGGGAAGACGTGGAGACTGTATAGGGTGTTCACCCAGCGAGTGCCTGACAAGAGAGTG ATCATCCGAGACATCCAACTCATGGGCATGGTGGCTTTGTTGATCTTGGTGGACATGCTGGTTCTCACTACCTGGAATCTCACAGACCCCATCAGGTGTTCAAGATCTGTCAGAGCTGTTGTCAAG GTGGTGGAGAGAGACATTTCCTACTCTTTGTCTCGGTTGGACTCTTGTTCTTCTGTATACTCAGATCTGTGGGCTATAATTATTGCTATTCAGAAG GGTTCTCTTCTGCTCTATGGCACTTACCTGGCTGGACTGACAAGTAATGTCAGCCATCCTCCAGTCAACCAGTCTCCCACCATCATAACAGCCGTCACACTGGCCACCCTCTCCTCAGCGGTCGTCATACCTGTGTCCATCTTCCTGCAGGGGTGGCCCAACCTGGTTTACAGCGCTGTGGCTGGAGCCATCTTCATCTGCACACTCGCTACTAACTGCATGCTGTTTGTGCCTCAG CTGACTCAGTGGCGGCAATTTGAAGAGGACCAGAACAACCCGGGTCAGATGGCCAAGTACTTCAGCAGCCCTAGTAAAAGCCAACCGTCTGTATACAGTCAGGATGAGATCTACTACCTGCTGGGGGAGAATAACTCCATGAAAAAACTCCTTAATGAG AAAAACGCTGTGATCGACAGTCTGCAGGAGCAGGTGAACAACGCCAAGGATAAACTCCTGCGACTCATGTCAGCAAGCCAGCCCTTTGAGGACCAGGACATGGATTCCTCGGCCACCAATCTGAACTCCTCCTCCACTCAGACCACAGAGCTTCAGTCAGATGtcccctcttcttctctacCTCAGAGAGACTTTCATTCTCAGGTCTCACCCTCACACCATACTGCTGCTAGCATTATATCATCTGCTGTTACATCACCTTCAGAGCATCCCACTCTTCAAAGCTCCTCAAACCTCAGTACCTCTTCCTCACATCTtgctgatggaaaacaaaagactctaaacaaagacacagctgaGTCCAGAACAGAGGAGAATCCCAACCAGCCTGTGACCCTCCCATCCTCTGGACTACTCAGAACAGCGGAGGAGACTGTTAGCTTTGTCACTTCCCTCCAAAGTCCTAGAAGGGTAAAATCCTTTCAGGTTGAAACCTTTGGCAGTAGCTGTGTAGGATCCCTGCAGGGAGCAAATGCCAGACCGACTGGTTTTGTTAGCAGCGAGCAGTTGCAGGAGATACTACAGGACCTGAGTTTAGATGCAGTCATCGAAAGTGCACTTCGATATCCTGGTCAACCAGCCGGGACAACCGCTAAACTAAAATCTGCAGAGACTTCcacactctctcctctctccctgcgGATGCCACACTCTCCCCATCCACCTGCTGTCTTCCGTTACCCCAGCATCTCACCCTACACAATGAGGAAGCGACGGCCACCCTTCAACTCATCTCGAAGAGGTTTGAATCCCCCCTGCATCTACAAAGGCTGTGTGAAGATAAGGGAAAAGTGCAAGCACCAAGATCCAGGCAAGCACCACGATGAGGCGACTGCGGGTGATAATCTCCTCCATGTTGACAACAGCAACCTTGAGCTAGAGGAGAAAGAGGCGGCGGAGGCAAAAAGGAGCGTAATGATTAGCAAACGTCAATGGTGTGTTTCAGGGTTTTGCAAATGTTCAGTATCGCACTGTGCAGAACATGATCACACAGGTCCACCTGATGAGGAAGCGGGAGGTGATATTGAGCAGCACCACAGACACATCAGAGACTCCTGTGGGTACTGGGACTCAGACTCCAGCAGCTCTACAGACTACTGTTACTACCACCGGCCATACTGCGACTCCTGCCTGCAGCGGGACTCgctcctgtcctcctcctcagacTCCTCTGACAGCGAGTACGAAGGCTACGCCGGCCTATACTCCCCACGGCCTGTTGTATTCAAAGAAGACCTCAAACCTACCTTTGtatga